One region of Synergistes jonesii genomic DNA includes:
- the tpiA gene encoding triose-phosphate isomerase yields MRRKFIAGNWKMHNGPAATKEFFGKFAAELKGSPEVEKAIAEGREEVAFFVPAVSLLTAVGESKDTPLIIGAENCHWEPKGAFTGETSVPMIAEIGATHTLVGHSERRHIFRETDEELNKKMHAALEGGLSAVLCVGETLEEREANKAFEVIRTQFVEGLKGVDAGTVAEKVIIAYEPVWAIGTGKTASAGDAEEVCRYIRRLADESFGSEAAEMLIILYGGSVKPENTKGIMSQPDVDGVLVGGASLKPEVFIEIVRNAL; encoded by the coding sequence ATGCGCAGAAAATTTATCGCCGGAAACTGGAAGATGCACAACGGGCCGGCCGCGACGAAAGAATTCTTCGGTAAATTCGCCGCCGAGCTGAAGGGCTCACCGGAAGTCGAAAAGGCGATCGCGGAAGGGCGCGAAGAGGTAGCCTTCTTCGTCCCGGCGGTATCCCTGCTTACAGCCGTCGGCGAAAGCAAGGATACACCTCTGATAATAGGGGCGGAGAACTGCCACTGGGAGCCCAAAGGCGCGTTTACCGGAGAAACTTCGGTGCCGATGATCGCCGAAATAGGCGCCACGCATACGCTCGTCGGACACAGCGAGAGGCGCCACATATTCCGCGAGACCGACGAAGAGCTCAACAAGAAGATGCACGCGGCACTCGAAGGCGGCCTCAGCGCTGTGCTCTGCGTAGGAGAAACTCTCGAAGAGCGCGAAGCCAACAAGGCCTTCGAGGTGATTAGGACGCAGTTCGTCGAAGGACTGAAGGGCGTCGACGCTGGGACGGTCGCCGAAAAAGTTATAATCGCCTATGAACCGGTGTGGGCGATCGGCACAGGCAAGACGGCAAGCGCCGGCGACGCCGAAGAAGTCTGCAGATATATACGTAGGCTCGCCGACGAGAGCTTTGGCTCCGAGGCCGCCGAGATGCTGATAATATTGTACGGCGGCAGCGTGAAGCCGGAGAACACGAAGGGCATCATGTCGCAGCCGGACGTAGACGGCGTGCTTGTAGGCGGCGCGTCGCTCAAGCCGGAAGTATTCATCGAGATAGTCAGGAACGCGTTGTAG
- the whiA gene encoding DNA-binding protein WhiA: MKGVGAIWDEWAQQPPASPRDEAAGILDGIPSEERAGETFFTTPRLFAVRRLMRLWGECGWDGAEEPGLCVIPTRQKGGVTFSADEAAMEKVRAVTAPTARRTRNWGWVRGLFGGCGALYIPKAGYYLVMRVPEGKGSAERIQAIMRSCGFDLGIRKRGESREVTLRDQQQIVTFLSRIGLVKTALELEETSIYRSMRNHANKLVNCDAANINKSVGAARGQMKLIEKMEELGMLDDLPEPLLELVKARKRNPSVTLKELGQTLPRPISKSTVEYRWRKLETMLGKQLKEDDANVLGKG; this comes from the coding sequence TTGAAGGGCGTAGGCGCTATCTGGGACGAATGGGCGCAACAGCCTCCGGCCTCTCCGAGAGACGAAGCGGCCGGAATACTTGACGGCATACCCTCGGAAGAGAGAGCCGGAGAGACTTTTTTCACGACACCGCGCCTATTCGCGGTCAGGCGGCTCATGCGCCTTTGGGGCGAATGCGGCTGGGACGGCGCGGAGGAGCCGGGACTTTGCGTCATCCCCACGCGGCAAAAGGGCGGGGTGACTTTTTCGGCCGATGAAGCGGCGATGGAAAAGGTGCGGGCGGTGACGGCGCCGACCGCACGGCGCACGAGGAACTGGGGATGGGTGCGCGGCCTCTTCGGCGGCTGCGGCGCCCTCTATATCCCCAAGGCTGGCTACTATCTAGTGATGCGCGTCCCCGAAGGAAAAGGCTCGGCGGAAAGGATTCAGGCGATAATGCGCTCCTGCGGCTTCGACCTCGGAATCAGGAAGAGGGGAGAAAGCCGGGAAGTGACGTTGCGCGACCAGCAGCAGATCGTCACCTTCCTCTCGCGCATAGGCCTTGTAAAGACCGCGCTGGAGCTTGAGGAGACCTCGATATACCGTTCGATGAGGAATCACGCGAACAAGCTCGTCAACTGCGACGCGGCGAACATCAACAAAAGCGTCGGCGCGGCGCGCGGGCAGATGAAGCTTATAGAAAAGATGGAGGAGCTTGGTATGCTCGACGACCTGCCGGAGCCTCTCTTAGAGCTCGTAAAGGCGAGAAAAAGGAATCCGAGCGTAACTTTAAAAGAACTTGGGCAAACTTTACCGAGACCAATCAGTAAAAGTACGGTAGAATATAGATGGCGGAAATTAGAGACTATGCTTGGCAAGCAGTTAAAGGAGGATGATGCCAATGTACTTGGGAAAGGCTGA
- a CDS encoding amylo-alpha-1,6-glucosidase, with amino-acid sequence MYLGKADVNTYDKGAGREFLVSNGRGGYGFSTVIGANTRREHGLLVVRPENERQHSVLVSKIEETVFDSNKKYQLSTNRYRDLVYPDGYRYLQEYQGNPFPTMLFVIHSILLKKSIFMPHGKECTIVKYELLAAPGKIRLDLRPLFAHRKNSEVCLDSGKNVFSVSSDDAHGICVTGRGHSSCCAATAGTWALKPLWFENLIYEQDDNSDGACVDHLWSPGLISNEMSEGDSVYMILSEKAEKFTLKELGEIESEAAQRFEDILEQANIPAFSSAEQDMVASSYHLVDDRPESIAPIYTGYPSVDTKASDTFIALPGLLLATGREKTAAKTLKYWSGVAESCGWAMPEKLSDDGEPEFGCIDCGLWFVYAVDKYLSHHAEADPDDRKRLTKALFAVTDKYILGIEGLDVKCADNMLLQMLGADPARYWMSAVAGEEVVVPRCGYLVEVNALWYNALKCAEKYAQASGNAESAERYKNAAEKCGKSFCDTFWSCDMNGLYDYVDPETFKGDGAIRPNQILAASLPFSPLSPEAAQSVVRLCWNTLYTTYGLRTLDPRHDKFKGRSEGRLDQRLKARFRGMAWPWLLGEFITAYLKYNPTRKDLGWVFMRPFNSHLRHGCLCGVAQLFDGIMPYRPHGDVLSACALGELLRVLHENLEPDE; translated from the coding sequence ATGTACTTGGGAAAGGCTGACGTTAACACCTATGACAAAGGCGCCGGAAGGGAATTTCTCGTCTCCAACGGGCGCGGGGGCTACGGCTTTTCAACAGTCATAGGTGCTAACACAAGAAGGGAACACGGACTTCTTGTCGTAAGGCCGGAAAACGAAAGACAGCACTCAGTTCTGGTAAGCAAAATCGAAGAAACAGTTTTTGACAGCAACAAAAAATATCAGTTATCGACAAACCGCTACAGAGATCTGGTCTACCCGGACGGCTACAGATACCTGCAGGAATATCAGGGAAACCCGTTCCCGACCATGCTATTTGTAATTCACAGTATCCTCCTGAAAAAATCGATTTTTATGCCTCACGGAAAAGAATGCACGATAGTCAAGTATGAGCTGCTGGCAGCGCCGGGAAAAATCCGCCTCGACCTGCGTCCGCTCTTTGCCCACAGGAAAAACAGCGAGGTGTGCCTCGACTCCGGCAAAAACGTCTTCTCCGTCTCGTCCGACGACGCGCACGGCATCTGCGTGACGGGAAGGGGACATTCGAGCTGCTGCGCGGCTACGGCCGGAACGTGGGCGCTCAAACCACTCTGGTTCGAAAACCTTATCTACGAGCAGGACGACAACAGCGACGGGGCCTGCGTGGATCATCTATGGTCGCCGGGACTCATCTCCAACGAGATGTCCGAGGGCGATTCTGTTTACATGATCCTTTCCGAGAAGGCAGAGAAATTTACGCTTAAAGAGCTCGGTGAGATCGAAAGCGAAGCGGCGCAGAGATTTGAAGATATACTCGAACAGGCCAACATCCCGGCTTTCAGCAGCGCCGAACAGGACATGGTGGCGTCCTCCTATCACCTCGTCGACGACAGGCCGGAGAGCATAGCGCCGATCTACACGGGCTATCCGTCGGTCGACACGAAAGCCTCCGATACCTTCATCGCGCTGCCGGGGCTGCTTCTTGCGACAGGCAGGGAAAAGACGGCGGCGAAGACTCTCAAATACTGGAGCGGCGTGGCGGAGTCGTGCGGCTGGGCGATGCCCGAAAAGCTCTCCGACGACGGCGAGCCGGAATTCGGCTGCATCGACTGCGGGCTATGGTTCGTCTACGCGGTCGACAAATATCTTTCGCACCACGCGGAAGCGGATCCCGACGACAGGAAAAGGCTCACGAAGGCGCTTTTCGCCGTGACGGACAAATATATTTTGGGAATCGAAGGGCTCGACGTCAAATGCGCCGACAATATGCTCCTTCAGATGCTCGGCGCAGATCCGGCGCGCTACTGGATGAGCGCGGTGGCGGGCGAAGAAGTCGTAGTCCCGCGCTGCGGCTACCTCGTCGAAGTCAACGCGCTCTGGTACAACGCTCTGAAGTGCGCCGAAAAATATGCGCAGGCCAGTGGGAACGCGGAGTCGGCGGAGAGGTATAAAAATGCGGCGGAGAAGTGCGGAAAGTCCTTCTGCGATACCTTCTGGAGCTGCGATATGAACGGCCTGTACGATTACGTAGACCCTGAGACCTTCAAAGGCGACGGCGCGATAAGGCCGAACCAGATATTAGCCGCTTCGCTGCCCTTCAGCCCTCTTTCTCCCGAAGCCGCACAGAGCGTCGTGCGCCTCTGCTGGAACACGCTCTACACGACCTACGGACTGCGCACGCTCGACCCGCGCCATGATAAATTCAAGGGGCGCTCGGAGGGGCGTCTCGACCAGCGGCTGAAGGCGCGCTTCCGCGGAATGGCGTGGCCGTGGCTCTTAGGAGAGTTCATCACCGCCTATTTGAAATATAACCCGACGCGCAAGGATCTTGGCTGGGTGTTTATGCGCCCCTTCAATTCGCATCTGCGCCACGGATGTCTCTGCGGCGTCGCGCAGCTCTTCGACGGCATAATGCCCTACAGGCCGCACGGAGACGTGCTTTCCGCCTGTGCGCTCGGCGAACTGCTGCGCGTGCTTCATGAAAATCTCGAGCCGGACGAATAA
- a CDS encoding sodium-dependent transporter, translated as MGERKRESLGSRIGFIFLSAGCAIGLGNVWRFPFITGQYGGAAFVLMYILFLLLLAMPIMVMEFAVGRASQKSIVKSFTALCPQHGVWSLWGYVAWAGNYVLMMFYTVVTGWMLAYTWYSASGRMTGLSPDEVGGAFGALLSSPGALAFWLALAVLIGAAVCFSGLRGGVERVTKVMMCGLLAIMFALVLRSVTLPGAAKGLEFYLKPDFGHLVEHGIWTSVYAAMGQAFFTLSIGIGSMAIFGSYIGRDRSLVGESMIVTALDTAVAITAGLIIFPACFAYGINPGAGPGLIFVTLPNMFNHLPQGRFWSALFFLFMSFAALSTVIAVFENILAGYMDNFGWERGKAAVVTGISVFLLALPCAFGFNIWSGFQPFGEGSMVLDLEDFIVSNNLLPIGALIYLLFCVTRYGWGWEKFIEEADMGAGLKVPSFLRFYLTYIAPFIVLIILATGYWEKFIK; from the coding sequence GTGGGAGAAAGAAAGCGTGAATCGCTGGGAAGCAGAATAGGGTTTATATTCCTCTCGGCAGGCTGCGCTATAGGGCTGGGGAACGTGTGGCGTTTCCCCTTTATCACAGGGCAGTACGGCGGCGCGGCGTTCGTGCTGATGTATATTCTTTTCCTGCTTCTGCTGGCGATGCCGATAATGGTGATGGAGTTCGCGGTAGGGCGCGCCTCTCAGAAGAGCATAGTAAAGTCCTTCACGGCTCTTTGTCCTCAGCACGGAGTATGGTCGCTGTGGGGCTACGTGGCGTGGGCGGGCAACTACGTTTTGATGATGTTTTATACGGTCGTTACCGGATGGATGCTCGCCTATACGTGGTATTCGGCTTCTGGACGCATGACGGGGCTTTCACCCGACGAAGTCGGCGGAGCGTTCGGCGCGCTGCTATCCTCTCCCGGCGCTCTGGCTTTCTGGCTCGCGCTCGCGGTATTGATAGGCGCCGCCGTATGTTTCTCGGGGCTGCGCGGCGGCGTCGAGCGCGTGACGAAGGTCATGATGTGCGGGTTGCTTGCGATAATGTTCGCGCTGGTACTGCGCTCTGTAACGCTGCCCGGAGCCGCTAAAGGGCTGGAGTTCTACCTGAAGCCCGATTTCGGGCATCTCGTCGAGCACGGCATATGGACAAGCGTCTACGCGGCGATGGGACAAGCCTTCTTCACGCTGAGCATCGGCATCGGGAGCATGGCGATCTTCGGCAGCTACATCGGGCGCGACCGCTCGCTGGTGGGCGAGTCGATGATAGTCACGGCGCTGGACACGGCAGTGGCGATCACCGCGGGGCTCATCATATTCCCGGCATGCTTTGCCTACGGCATCAACCCAGGCGCTGGGCCGGGCCTGATATTCGTGACACTGCCGAATATGTTCAATCATCTGCCGCAGGGACGCTTCTGGAGCGCGCTCTTCTTCCTATTCATGAGCTTCGCCGCGCTTTCGACCGTCATAGCGGTCTTTGAAAATATCTTAGCAGGCTATATGGACAACTTCGGCTGGGAGCGGGGCAAGGCCGCAGTCGTCACGGGGATATCCGTCTTCCTGCTCGCGCTGCCGTGCGCCTTCGGCTTCAACATCTGGTCAGGCTTCCAGCCCTTCGGCGAAGGCTCGATGGTGCTCGACCTCGAAGACTTCATCGTCAGCAACAATCTGCTGCCGATAGGGGCTCTCATCTATCTGCTTTTCTGCGTAACGCGCTACGGCTGGGGCTGGGAGAAATTCATAGAGGAAGCGGACATGGGCGCCGGCCTGAAGGTCCCGTCGTTTCTGCGCTTTTACCTGACCTACATTGCGCCCTTTATAGTTCTGATAATCTTAGCGACAGGCTACTGGGAGAAGTTTATCAAATAA
- a CDS encoding aminotransferase class IV, protein MSICYLGGKFAQLSKCRLPVTDMAVQRGVAVFEAVRFYDRKLFAADLHLARLAESAKRAGIAAEKVLPLLPEIFSAGVKMEGCPDEGLVRPFITGGDVNDKGRFPEPRFFVIFGAITKTSEEEHRRGAVLVPNRMERPYPLCKSTNYLFALIPLSSADRLNHETLYMPDGEITEAMTNNFFLCRGGKIITAPVGRVLDGVTRKVVLTLARENGFVIEERCPKVEELAGADEAFITGTVNEVLSVVRVGDTTIGNGKPGPVAAHLYRLFLANIGRWLSD, encoded by the coding sequence TTGTCTATCTGTTATCTTGGCGGAAAGTTCGCCCAGCTTTCCAAATGCAGGTTGCCCGTTACCGATATGGCGGTGCAGCGCGGCGTCGCGGTCTTCGAGGCCGTGCGCTTTTACGACAGAAAACTTTTCGCCGCCGATCTGCATCTCGCGCGTCTCGCCGAGAGCGCGAAGCGCGCCGGCATCGCGGCCGAGAAGGTTCTGCCGCTGCTGCCGGAAATTTTCAGCGCCGGCGTAAAGATGGAGGGTTGTCCCGACGAAGGGCTCGTCCGCCCCTTCATCACAGGCGGCGACGTGAACGACAAGGGAAGGTTCCCCGAGCCGCGTTTTTTCGTTATTTTCGGAGCTATCACGAAGACGTCCGAGGAGGAGCACAGGCGCGGCGCCGTGCTCGTGCCGAACAGAATGGAGCGCCCTTACCCGCTATGTAAGAGCACTAATTATCTTTTCGCGCTCATCCCGCTATCAAGCGCGGATAGGCTCAATCACGAAACCCTCTATATGCCCGACGGAGAGATCACTGAGGCCATGACGAATAATTTCTTCCTCTGCAGGGGAGGAAAGATAATTACGGCGCCGGTCGGACGCGTGCTCGACGGAGTTACGCGGAAGGTGGTGTTGACTCTCGCGCGCGAAAACGGCTTCGTTATCGAAGAGCGCTGTCCGAAGGTCGAAGAGCTTGCCGGAGCGGACGAGGCCTTCATCACAGGAACTGTGAACGAGGTGCTTTCAGTCGTGCGCGTAGGCGACACTACGATAGGAAACGGGAAGCCCGGGCCCGTAGCTGCTCATCTTTACAGGCTTTTCCTCGCGAATATAGGCCGCTGGCTCAGCGATTGA
- the gap gene encoding type I glyceraldehyde-3-phosphate dehydrogenase — protein MAKYKVAINGFGRIGRLSLRAFFTNGKKNDFEIVAINDLTPPSTLAYLLKYDSVFRRFPGTVEVDGDYLVINGSRIRSLAEPDPAKLPWKELGVDVVIESTGRYTDANLAKAHIEAGAKKVIISAPAKNHDVTIVMGVNEGTYDPAKHSIISNASCTTNCLAPVCKVLQDKFGIKEGLMNTIHAYTNDQKTLDFPHKNLSRGRAAALSIIPTSTGAAKAISEVMPELKGKLNGFALRVPTPDVSIVDLTAVLEKPATADEVNAAMKEAAEGPLKGILEYEPEDLVSMDFVGDTNSSIFAPKHTLAIGENMIKILSWYDNEFAYSNRVIDLADYICKKGL, from the coding sequence ATGGCTAAGTACAAAGTTGCAATCAACGGTTTTGGCCGCATCGGCCGTCTCTCTCTCCGCGCGTTCTTCACAAACGGGAAGAAAAATGATTTCGAAATCGTCGCCATCAACGACCTGACGCCGCCTTCGACGCTTGCATACCTTCTCAAGTACGATTCGGTCTTCCGCCGCTTCCCGGGCACGGTAGAAGTCGACGGAGACTACCTTGTTATAAACGGAAGCCGCATCAGGTCGCTCGCAGAGCCGGATCCGGCGAAGCTTCCGTGGAAAGAGCTGGGGGTCGACGTCGTGATCGAATCGACGGGGCGTTATACGGACGCGAACCTTGCGAAGGCCCACATCGAAGCCGGCGCAAAAAAAGTCATCATCTCCGCTCCGGCGAAGAATCACGACGTGACGATCGTCATGGGCGTCAATGAGGGCACCTACGATCCAGCGAAACACAGCATCATCTCCAACGCCTCCTGCACGACAAACTGCCTTGCTCCGGTCTGCAAGGTCCTTCAGGACAAGTTCGGCATCAAAGAGGGGCTTATGAACACGATCCACGCTTACACGAACGACCAGAAGACGCTCGACTTCCCGCATAAAAACCTTTCGCGCGGCAGAGCGGCGGCGCTTTCGATCATTCCGACGTCGACCGGCGCGGCGAAGGCGATCTCCGAAGTAATGCCGGAGCTCAAAGGCAAGCTCAACGGCTTCGCGCTCCGCGTCCCGACGCCCGACGTCTCGATCGTAGACCTCACGGCGGTGCTCGAAAAACCGGCAACGGCCGACGAAGTCAACGCCGCTATGAAGGAAGCCGCCGAGGGGCCGCTGAAGGGCATCCTCGAATATGAACCCGAAGACCTAGTTTCGATGGATTTCGTAGGCGACACCAATTCGTCGATATTCGCGCCGAAGCACACGCTCGCGATCGGCGAGAACATGATCAAGATACTTTCGTGGTACGACAACGAGTTCGCATACAGCAACAGGGTCATCGACTTGGCGGACTACATCTGCAAAAAAGGGCTGTAA
- a CDS encoding gluconeogenesis factor YvcK family protein: MTTLSFISAFLAAFALGGACAYFASRRRVKFIRKPPAPRHIMSNALEYRLSMGPRVVAIGGGTGLSTLLSGLKGFTRNITAVVAVTDEGGSSGRLRQEWGVLPPGDIRNCIVALAENGSALTSLLNYRFDRGELKGHSLGNIIILAATELMGDFQRAVLELNKLLAIRGQVLPVTTENVVLKGRTADGNIVTGELQVSDNGSRLTELWIEPSDAEPVDPVIAAFGDADVIVLGPGSHFTSVMPNLLLPGVAKLLKEATAPIVYIANLMTQPKETEGMNILSHIDWIAGVLGRVPDYVLANESAVPAEFISRYGKIGAEPLYLSAKEENYLESLGSKVIYGDYCEIRNGKYLRHNAQNLSETIMEISRTRQKGLE; encoded by the coding sequence ATGACGACGCTATCGTTCATATCGGCCTTTCTGGCGGCGTTTGCGCTCGGCGGCGCCTGCGCTTATTTCGCGTCGCGACGACGCGTCAAATTCATCAGGAAGCCGCCGGCGCCGCGCCATATCATGTCCAACGCGCTGGAATACAGGCTTTCGATGGGGCCTCGCGTCGTCGCGATAGGCGGAGGCACGGGGCTTTCGACTCTTCTGTCAGGCTTGAAAGGCTTTACGAGAAACATCACCGCCGTCGTCGCGGTAACGGACGAGGGGGGCAGTTCCGGCCGCCTCAGGCAGGAATGGGGCGTGCTTCCTCCCGGCGACATCCGCAACTGTATCGTCGCGCTCGCAGAAAACGGCAGCGCGCTGACCAGCCTGCTGAATTACAGATTTGACAGGGGAGAGCTCAAAGGGCACAGCCTCGGCAATATCATCATCCTTGCCGCGACGGAGCTGATGGGCGACTTCCAGCGCGCGGTGCTCGAACTGAACAAGCTGCTCGCGATAAGGGGACAGGTGCTGCCGGTGACGACGGAGAACGTAGTGCTCAAAGGAAGAACCGCGGACGGAAATATCGTGACCGGAGAGCTTCAAGTCTCAGACAACGGCAGCAGGCTGACGGAGTTGTGGATCGAGCCGTCTGACGCCGAACCCGTCGATCCCGTGATAGCCGCCTTCGGCGACGCCGACGTGATAGTCCTGGGCCCCGGGAGCCATTTTACGAGCGTTATGCCGAACCTTCTGCTTCCCGGCGTCGCAAAGCTGCTCAAGGAGGCGACGGCGCCTATAGTCTATATCGCGAATTTGATGACACAGCCGAAGGAGACCGAAGGGATGAATATCCTCTCGCACATAGACTGGATAGCCGGAGTGCTCGGCCGCGTGCCGGATTACGTGCTGGCAAACGAGTCGGCTGTACCGGCGGAATTCATCTCGCGCTACGGGAAGATAGGCGCGGAACCGCTCTACCTTTCGGCGAAGGAAGAAAATTATCTCGAATCTCTCGGTTCGAAGGTGATATACGGGGATTACTGCGAGATAAGGAACGGAAAATATCTGAGGCACAACGCGCAGAATCTTTCTGAGACGATAATGGAGATATCGCGCACAAGGCAGAAAGGCCTGGAGTAA
- the rapZ gene encoding RNase adapter RapZ — protein sequence MLNESRGCIIITGMSGAGKSSALNVLEDQGFYAIDNLPPALLPQLFDMLESHSSAADKGVAAVVDVRSEALLNDLSQVVVKLHENGIKTKIIFIDCSDGDLVRRYETTRRRHPLAEGLTILQGIESERVRLQNIIKNADIVIDTTGLKLPDFKKRLLEATGMSAEQPSIIISSFGFKFGAPQDADFIIDARFLPNPNYVDELHSLSGRDKPVINYLQSFPVFDEFLSRANSLFEYVSSVYGDTGKKQLHICVGCTGGRHRSVAVAEMLGACLRSAGRRVRVQHRDIDKGSLR from the coding sequence TTGCTGAATGAAAGCAGAGGGTGCATCATTATCACAGGAATGTCGGGGGCTGGAAAATCCTCGGCGCTCAACGTGCTCGAAGACCAGGGCTTTTACGCGATAGACAATCTGCCGCCGGCGCTCCTTCCCCAGCTCTTCGACATGCTTGAGAGCCACAGCTCCGCTGCGGACAAGGGCGTAGCGGCGGTCGTCGACGTCAGGAGCGAGGCGCTGCTCAACGACCTTTCTCAGGTAGTCGTCAAGCTGCACGAGAACGGAATCAAAACGAAGATCATCTTCATAGACTGCTCCGACGGCGACCTCGTCAGGCGCTATGAGACGACGCGCCGCAGGCATCCGCTCGCCGAGGGACTCACTATTCTCCAGGGAATCGAAAGTGAACGCGTGCGCCTGCAAAATATTATAAAAAATGCAGATATTGTCATAGACACAACAGGGCTAAAACTGCCCGATTTCAAAAAGAGGCTTCTTGAGGCGACGGGAATGTCGGCCGAACAGCCGTCGATCATAATAAGCTCCTTCGGCTTTAAATTCGGAGCTCCGCAGGACGCAGATTTCATCATAGATGCGCGCTTTCTACCCAATCCCAACTACGTCGACGAGCTTCATTCTCTCTCTGGGAGGGACAAGCCCGTGATAAATTACCTGCAATCTTTCCCTGTGTTCGACGAATTCCTTTCACGCGCAAATTCGCTTTTCGAATACGTCTCTTCCGTCTACGGAGATACGGGTAAGAAGCAGTTGCACATATGCGTCGGCTGCACCGGCGGGCGCCATCGTTCGGTCGCCGTCGCGGAGATGCTCGGCGCCTGCCTTAGGTCGGCGGGAAGGCGCGTCCGCGTGCAACACAGGGACATCGATAAGGGAAGCTTGAGATGA
- a CDS encoding phosphoglycerate kinase: MRLKTFSRQDVAGKKVLVRVDFNVPLADGRVSDDTRIRAHLATLNELREADAKIALVSHLGRPKGAVNMKYSLAPVAEELAKLTGWKVRFVPDCIGAKVDEAVASWKDGEVLLLENVRFYPGEEKNDADFAKKLTRNFDAFVMDAFSAAHRAHASTRAAAELLPSFSGRLIEREIKMLSAARDNPKKPFVLILGGAKVSDKIAVVENMLKKVDTILIGGGMAFTFLKAQGKEVGKSLCESEKLGFASEMLAKAAELGVKILLPVDAVVASEFKADSPASVVSTDAIPTDRMGLDIGPKSAELFAKEIASAKTVLWNGPMGVFEMPAFSKGTEAVAGALAEATSKGALTVVGGGDSAAAVAQFKMGDKVSHVSTGGGASLEFFEGKSLPGIEPYVIG; this comes from the coding sequence ATGCGCTTGAAGACATTTTCCCGGCAGGACGTCGCCGGGAAGAAGGTCCTGGTAAGAGTGGACTTCAACGTACCGCTCGCAGACGGCCGCGTCAGCGACGATACGCGCATAAGGGCGCATTTGGCGACGCTCAACGAGCTGCGCGAGGCCGACGCGAAGATAGCGCTCGTTTCGCACCTCGGCAGGCCGAAGGGCGCCGTCAACATGAAATATTCGCTCGCACCCGTCGCGGAAGAGCTAGCAAAGCTGACAGGGTGGAAGGTTCGTTTCGTGCCCGACTGCATCGGCGCAAAGGTGGACGAAGCCGTAGCGTCGTGGAAGGATGGGGAAGTCCTGCTCCTTGAAAACGTGCGCTTCTATCCAGGCGAAGAAAAAAACGACGCCGATTTCGCGAAAAAGCTGACAAGAAACTTCGACGCTTTCGTGATGGACGCCTTCAGTGCGGCGCACAGAGCTCACGCCTCGACGAGAGCCGCCGCGGAACTGTTGCCCTCCTTCTCAGGCAGGCTCATTGAGCGCGAAATCAAAATGCTCTCGGCCGCGCGCGACAATCCGAAAAAGCCGTTTGTGCTGATACTCGGCGGCGCGAAGGTTTCCGACAAAATAGCGGTCGTCGAGAACATGCTGAAGAAGGTCGATACGATTCTTATCGGCGGTGGTATGGCCTTCACCTTCCTCAAAGCGCAGGGCAAAGAAGTGGGGAAGTCTCTCTGCGAAAGCGAAAAGCTCGGCTTTGCTTCCGAAATGCTCGCTAAGGCGGCTGAGCTCGGCGTTAAGATACTCCTTCCCGTCGATGCCGTAGTGGCTTCGGAGTTCAAAGCCGATTCTCCGGCGTCGGTCGTTTCTACCGACGCTATCCCGACGGATCGGATGGGGCTTGATATAGGTCCCAAGAGCGCCGAGCTCTTCGCAAAGGAGATAGCGTCGGCGAAGACCGTGCTCTGGAACGGGCCGATGGGCGTCTTTGAGATGCCCGCGTTCTCTAAGGGCACCGAAGCCGTCGCCGGCGCTCTGGCGGAGGCGACTTCGAAGGGCGCCCTCACCGTTGTCGGCGGCGGCGATTCGGCGGCGGCCGTCGCTCAGTTCAAGATGGGCGACAAGGTCTCCCACGTTTCCACCGGAGGCGGCGCGAGCTTAGAGTTCTTCGAAGGCAAGAGCCTCCCGGGAATAGAACCTTACGTCATCGGCTGA